The window CTGAACTTTTTGTGGCCTAGCGAAACCGCGTAACTGAGGCCGAAGAACCAGAGCCCGGTGCCGATTGCCACACCGATGATACAGGCCAGCTTGCCGGCACCGTTCGGCTCGACCCATTCACGCGAGATGAAATTTGCCGCCAGAACAATCCAGCACAACAACACGCCGGGATTGCCCATCACCCGCACAAAGCCGGTCATGAAGGCGGAATGCGGACGCAATCGTTCTTCGATCCGCTCTTCAATCTTGTTCGAGACCTCTATGTGCCGGGCCAGCAAAAATTTGAATCCCAAGTAGAGCATGAACACAAAACTGAACAGTTCCATCGCCGCCTTCACGTAGCCCTGGCTGAAAAACGAAGCGAATCCCGTGAACGCGAGCGCGCAGTAAATCACTTCCATCACCACGGCGCCCAAGCCGATGAGGATCGCCCATTGAAAACCACGGCGTGCGCCTTCGTTGATGATGCTAAGGTTGACCGGGCCGACGGGGACGGAAAGAAACAGACCGCTGATGAACCCCGTCAGCGCGGCGAGCAAGCTGGGTGGCAGTTCGAACATGCAGAGTTATGGGCGCACCGGCTGGTCGTCTTCCGCGTCTTCCTCCTCAATTTCGTGGAGGATTTTCCGGGATATGCGCGGGCGAACAAATCCGTAGATCAGATAGGCAGTGAAAAATACCGGCAGCACAAAGACCAGGATTCTTTCCCGCAAAATTACCACGCTGCCGATGAACAGGATGGCCACCAGGGTTTTCGTGAACGTACGGGTCGCCCGAAGGTCCAGGTTCTTGAAGCTGGGATATTTCACATTGCTCACCATCATGGCCGACAGGAACAGCAGGAGAACGGGCAGGATGTATCGCCAGTTTCCATGTGCGAATTCCTTCTCATCCCACCAGATCATGAACAACGTGAGCGACGCGACCAGCGCCGCCGCAGAAGGAATGGGAAACCCAAGAAATTCCTTCCCAGCGCCGGCACCTCCCTGCGCCGTCAGACAGTTGAAACGCGCCAGCCGGAAGGCGCCGCAAATCAGATAAATGGAGGCGATGAACCAGCCCCACTCTGGATGCCGCACAAAAACATCCTTGAGCACCACGCGATGCACCAGGAAGGCCGGCGCCGCGCCAAACGAAATCAAATCCGCCAGCGAATCAAACTCGCGCCCAAACGGGCTTTCGACTCCGCCGAGTCGCGCCACCCGTCCATCGAACAGGTCAAAAATGCAGGCCAGCAAAATGAACGCGAGCGCCAGTTTGATTTGGGCGAAGTTTCCCTCGGAGATGTCGGCCTCCACAATCTTGGTCAGCGCCACAAAGCCGCAGAACAGGTTGCCCGCCGTCAGCAGATTGGGCAGGAAATAGATTTTCAACCGCGTTTCGGAGGATTCTTGCGGCAGTGGATTGGAATTGGGCAGAGCCATGACACCCATCTCAATCAAAAGTGGCCACAACGGTTTCTCCGCCGACCACCTTGTCGCCCAGTTGTACTTTTATGATGGCCGCCGGCGGCAGATAAAGATCAACGCGCGAACCAAACTGGATCAGGCTGATCCGCTCACCACGCGCCAGTTCGTCGCCCACCGCCACCCAGGGCACGATGCGGCGCGCGATCATCCCTGCGATCAAGCGCACGCCGACTTTTTCACCGGGGCGTTCATGTGATTCGATGCCCAGCAGCAAGTTTTCGTTGTGCGCCGCAGATTCGGTTTTGATGGCATTCAGGAATTCGCCAGGATGATGGCGGAGGTAAGCGATTTTTCCGCCCACGGGCGCATTCTGCACATGAACATTCACCACCGAGAGGAACATGGAGATGCGCCGGCAGTTGCCGCCCATGAATTCCAGTTCGGTCACTTCGTCAATCACATCCACCTTGCCGTGAGCCGGGGCGACCACCACGTTGGGCGCCGTGGGCACGAGGGGATTCGGGTCGCGGAAGAAATAAAGGGTGAACAACGCAAAGAGGACCCAGACCGTGATCAGGCTCGTGGCAATCGTCACAATGAATCCGCCGACGATGATGGCCAGGAATCCGGCGGCGATGATCGCGCCCAACAGCACGAGCGTCCAAAAGATCAGCTTGAGACCGGCACGAATGGCTTTGCCCGAGTGCTTCATGCGTTTACTTTAGGGATCGGCGGCCAAAGGTAAAAGGGCAAAGTTTCCGGCACGCCGGCAACGGCGGCACTGAACCTTGATCTAAACGCCAAGACCCGCGATGGCAGCGCGGAGCTTTCGTTCTACAACTTTCTGCCGTTCGGCCCCATGAATTTTTTGCCCGTCGCTCTCGGCCACGTAAAACGTGTCAATCGCCGCGCCTTTTTCGGTGCAGATCTTGGCGACGGAAATGTCCAGGTCGAGTTCCGTCACCGTTTGCGAGATGACAAAAAGCAGTCCAAGGCGGTCTTCGGTTTCGATTTCGATCACGGTGCTGCTTTCGGAAGCGTCGTTGTCGATGTGGATCCGCGTGGGGATGTGTTCCCCTTCCAGCGATTCGTAGAGCGGCCGGCTGATGCGATGTCGCTCGATGAGCGCGTGAAAATCAACTTCGCCGCCGGTCAGCACTTTCAAGAGCAGGCTTTCAAAGTTT of the Verrucomicrobiota bacterium genome contains:
- a CDS encoding LysE family transporter — its product is MFELPPSLLAALTGFISGLFLSVPVGPVNLSIINEGARRGFQWAILIGLGAVVMEVIYCALAFTGFASFFSQGYVKAAMELFSFVFMLYLGFKFLLARHIEVSNKIEERIEERLRPHSAFMTGFVRVMGNPGVLLCWIVLAANFISREWVEPNGAGKLACIIGVAIGTGLWFFGLSYAVSLGHKKFSEKTLLRMEHFSGMGLLGLAVAHGVHIVWQMARHKM
- the pssA gene encoding CDP-diacylglycerol--serine O-phosphatidyltransferase, translating into MALPNSNPLPQESSETRLKIYFLPNLLTAGNLFCGFVALTKIVEADISEGNFAQIKLALAFILLACIFDLFDGRVARLGGVESPFGREFDSLADLISFGAAPAFLVHRVVLKDVFVRHPEWGWFIASIYLICGAFRLARFNCLTAQGGAGAGKEFLGFPIPSAAALVASLTLFMIWWDEKEFAHGNWRYILPVLLLFLSAMMVSNVKYPSFKNLDLRATRTFTKTLVAILFIGSVVILRERILVFVLPVFFTAYLIYGFVRPRISRKILHEIEEEDAEDDQPVRP
- a CDS encoding phosphatidylserine decarboxylase family protein, giving the protein MKHSGKAIRAGLKLIFWTLVLLGAIIAAGFLAIIVGGFIVTIATSLITVWVLFALFTLYFFRDPNPLVPTAPNVVVAPAHGKVDVIDEVTELEFMGGNCRRISMFLSVVNVHVQNAPVGGKIAYLRHHPGEFLNAIKTESAAHNENLLLGIESHERPGEKVGVRLIAGMIARRIVPWVAVGDELARGERISLIQFGSRVDLYLPPAAIIKVQLGDKVVGGETVVATFD